The following are encoded in a window of Candidatus Jordarchaeales archaeon genomic DNA:
- a CDS encoding metal-dependent hydrolase, which translates to MQKYTHIIVGATAAALVVSFISPELKGTLFSQFQVLMSLYKYSSTWQVQLALSGSVPPLAAGGFFGILPDLDQLLKREKVMHRSGLLHSILTLIWLPLVIGLVVKPYFAIAAAAIFSHWFIDSFNPTGVRTLPYILPRKQESLRDFLWNHERDLRIAKLRYDNHAVNVILCGVCLAIIAYLAFSWQSEAGAVLNNLMPQISQFMNATL; encoded by the coding sequence TTGCAAAAGTACACTCATATTATTGTTGGAGCGACTGCAGCCGCCCTCGTGGTTTCCTTCATATCTCCTGAACTGAAGGGGACACTGTTCTCCCAGTTCCAGGTCTTAATGAGCTTGTACAAGTACAGTTCGACGTGGCAGGTTCAACTTGCTCTTTCAGGTTCGGTTCCGCCGCTAGCAGCAGGTGGCTTTTTCGGTATACTGCCAGACTTGGACCAGCTGTTGAAGAGAGAGAAGGTGATGCACAGGAGCGGTCTACTTCACAGCATACTCACCCTCATATGGTTGCCGCTGGTGATAGGCTTAGTCGTTAAGCCATACTTTGCCATAGCGGCTGCGGCGATCTTTTCACACTGGTTTATCGACTCCTTTAACCCCACTGGCGTAAGAACCCTGCCATACATACTTCCGCGGAAGCAGGAAAGCTTAAGGGACTTCTTATGGAACCACGAGAGAGACCTTCGCATCGCCAAGCTGCGCTACGATAACCACGCGGTGAACGTCATCCTCTGCGGCGTATGCCTGGCGATAATAGCGTACCTCGCCTTCTCCTGGCAGTCTGAGGCGGGAGCCGTACTAAACAACCTGATGCCACAGATATCGCAGTTCATGAACGCCACGCTGTAA
- a CDS encoding helix-hairpin-helix domain-containing protein, with the protein MFDIPQLLVYFVCIGLSLLLAVVGSALGLGEVTAKGKVTLNSPVEIIKGIGPKKAELLRKHGVRTVGDLLNADPKKLGGEIKGISEDQIVRWREEARAAMKGVEKKGEEKARKVKEGKAVKKGGK; encoded by the coding sequence TTGTTTGATATACCTCAACTGTTGGTTTACTTTGTGTGTATAGGGTTGTCTCTTTTGCTAGCGGTAGTGGGCTCGGCGCTCGGCTTAGGGGAAGTCACGGCGAAGGGAAAGGTGACGTTGAACTCCCCTGTAGAGATAATCAAGGGTATAGGGCCGAAGAAGGCTGAGTTGCTTAGGAAGCATGGTGTAAGGACTGTCGGAGACCTTCTTAACGCGGACCCAAAGAAGCTTGGCGGTGAGATAAAGGGTATTTCCGAGGATCAGATTGTTAGGTGGCGGGAGGAGGCTAGGGCTGCAATGAAGGGAGTTGAGAAGAAGGGAGAGGAAAAGGCGAGGAAAGTGAAGGAAGGGAAAGCTGTGAAGAAGGGAGGGAAGTGA
- a CDS encoding metallophosphoesterase, producing the protein MVAEGGFAGVFDGPNWKIFNMIAVTGFRVGGFMMGDGSIIVISDCHLGLVSGGRTKGVVCEPDKLGQFLSWLIRLERGEKFTVALGPWGGGRSEKVLKAPEKVILLGDIVELWDAADREVDQCSRPIFDLLGRMRCEKIYVLGNHDYDLKSLVGTYPSGEQTLKIVEECYPEQVEDGRVVTLEKGDRGYLFVHGYQFDKIFRFHPWKLLPGVRSGAIAFGKYGDVFVALLVISVLAWLLDYFAAHQAALGATALIQTLLLVGFPAQLAALSLLSLSGYWATLHPVLSVLGNSALILLWAILGGPRIVYLYGRRVWSRLVGTRYNREASIRGLRSWWRRFSRGRAVDAKNLRVVYGHTHLIDMIPPEELAADIGVNVTALNIPAWVKDYTEKHRQKLRAACLYIDDEDELFIGWDWNERRPFLIPVEAVYERRKNGKISEGTAEKLLSIGWPKSMVDTWLKVKIT; encoded by the coding sequence GTGGTTGCTGAGGGCGGCTTTGCTGGTGTTTTCGATGGACCTAATTGGAAAATTTTTAATATGATTGCCGTCACAGGTTTCCGGGTTGGGGGGTTCATGATGGGTGATGGTAGCATAATAGTTATCTCGGATTGCCACTTGGGCTTGGTTAGTGGTGGGAGAACGAAAGGTGTGGTTTGCGAGCCGGACAAGCTTGGCCAGTTCTTGAGTTGGCTTATACGCTTGGAGAGGGGGGAGAAGTTCACTGTCGCACTGGGTCCCTGGGGTGGGGGTCGCAGTGAGAAGGTTCTGAAGGCGCCTGAGAAGGTGATCCTGCTCGGGGACATAGTGGAGCTGTGGGACGCCGCGGACCGTGAAGTTGACCAGTGTAGTAGGCCTATTTTCGACTTGCTTGGGAGGATGAGATGCGAGAAGATTTACGTTTTAGGGAACCACGACTACGATTTGAAGTCGCTTGTCGGCACATATCCTTCTGGGGAGCAAACCTTGAAGATAGTTGAAGAATGCTACCCGGAGCAGGTGGAGGATGGGAGAGTGGTGACTTTGGAGAAGGGTGACAGGGGTTACTTGTTCGTCCACGGCTACCAGTTCGACAAGATATTCAGGTTTCACCCGTGGAAGTTACTGCCTGGAGTACGCTCGGGGGCTATAGCCTTCGGCAAGTACGGTGACGTCTTCGTCGCGCTCCTTGTAATCAGCGTTCTAGCGTGGCTACTGGACTACTTCGCGGCGCATCAAGCCGCCCTAGGCGCGACCGCACTCATCCAAACCCTGCTCTTGGTAGGTTTCCCGGCGCAGCTCGCCGCGCTAAGCCTTTTGAGCTTGTCAGGCTACTGGGCCACGTTGCACCCGGTTTTATCTGTCCTTGGCAACAGTGCCCTCATTTTACTCTGGGCTATTCTGGGCGGCCCGCGAATAGTCTACCTTTACGGGAGGAGGGTTTGGAGCAGGCTGGTTGGAACAAGGTATAACCGCGAGGCCTCCATTAGGGGGCTCCGCTCTTGGTGGAGGAGGTTTTCCAGGGGGAGGGCTGTCGATGCCAAGAACTTAAGAGTAGTCTACGGGCACACGCACCTCATCGACATGATCCCTCCCGAGGAGCTGGCCGCAGACATAGGTGTGAACGTCACAGCTCTAAACATCCCCGCGTGGGTTAAGGACTATACGGAGAAGCACAGGCAGAAGCTGCGTGCGGCGTGCCTTTACATAGACGACGAGGACGAACTCTTCATAGGGTGGGACTGGAACGAGAGGAGGCCCTTCCTAATCCCAGTGGAAGCGGTTTACGAGAGGAGGAAAAATGGAAAGATATCCGAGGGCACCGCCGAAAAGCTTCTGAGCATCGGGTGGCCGAAGAGCATGGTTGACACCTGGCTGAAAGTGAAGATAACCTAG
- a CDS encoding cyclase family protein produces the protein MRLGRVRIVDLSVPIEPTLSEYSPPEVIHKGHEEGAALMSLVFGCKVEELPGGLGWADDVLNNLSTHHGTHLDAPWHFAPVVEGKPARRIDEVPLEWCYGDGVILDMRHKPRGSRVTVEDLKRALEEIGYVLKPGDIVLIMTGADKLWGTREYLNAGCGMTGEATLWLVDHGVKVMGTDAWGWDRPFWVIREEYEKTGDASVIWEAHYAARLKECVHVEKLANLDYLYDVLRKPYGFKFACFPVKVKGASAGWCRAVAILEE, from the coding sequence TTGCGCCTGGGTAGAGTTAGGATAGTCGACTTGAGTGTTCCGATAGAGCCTACCCTAAGCGAGTATTCTCCTCCCGAGGTCATCCACAAGGGGCACGAGGAGGGCGCCGCTCTGATGAGCCTGGTTTTCGGGTGCAAGGTGGAAGAGTTACCCGGCGGGCTCGGGTGGGCTGACGACGTCCTCAACAATCTTTCAACCCACCATGGAACGCACCTGGACGCTCCTTGGCACTTCGCCCCAGTAGTTGAGGGGAAGCCGGCGAGGAGGATTGACGAGGTCCCTCTCGAGTGGTGCTACGGGGATGGAGTAATACTTGACATGAGGCACAAGCCACGAGGCTCAAGGGTCACCGTGGAGGACCTAAAGCGTGCTCTGGAGGAAATAGGATACGTGTTAAAGCCCGGCGACATAGTCCTGATAATGACTGGCGCGGACAAGCTTTGGGGGACGCGTGAGTACCTCAATGCGGGATGCGGGATGACAGGGGAGGCGACACTTTGGCTCGTAGACCACGGGGTGAAGGTTATGGGGACAGACGCCTGGGGATGGGACAGGCCGTTCTGGGTCATTAGAGAGGAGTACGAGAAGACCGGCGACGCCAGCGTGATCTGGGAAGCGCACTACGCTGCAAGATTGAAAGAGTGCGTCCACGTAGAGAAGCTCGCCAACCTCGACTACCTCTACGACGTCCTCAGGAAGCCCTACGGCTTCAAGTTCGCATGCTTCCCGGTGAAGGTCAAAGGCGCCTCAGCCGGCTGGTGTAGAGCTGTAGCAATACTGGAAGAGTGA
- a CDS encoding 4Fe-4S dicluster domain-containing protein, translating to MVEAYREISSHFRKELAELHEEGASINYCYQCATCSGICPVFRYNPKYNPRKLIEGMLTGRKEEMVKDPNIWLCTVCHNCTEVCPQGVRVSELLTVLRNLATKAGNFPDHLKAEVKVLVETGLVNAPSKATISRRAKMGLPELKTADPAEIKALLEHLGFIELMAKGEKKEEKKEESSGGGQQ from the coding sequence ATGGTGGAGGCGTACCGCGAGATAAGCTCCCATTTCAGGAAGGAGTTGGCCGAACTGCATGAGGAAGGGGCCTCGATCAACTACTGCTACCAGTGTGCGACCTGCTCCGGGATCTGCCCCGTGTTCAGGTATAATCCGAAGTACAATCCGAGGAAGCTTATAGAGGGCATGTTGACCGGCAGGAAGGAGGAGATGGTGAAGGACCCGAACATATGGCTGTGCACGGTCTGCCACAACTGCACCGAGGTCTGCCCTCAGGGTGTAAGGGTGAGCGAGCTACTAACCGTGCTCAGAAACCTTGCAACTAAAGCCGGGAACTTCCCGGACCACTTGAAGGCTGAAGTTAAGGTCCTAGTTGAGACCGGGCTCGTAAACGCCCCCTCTAAGGCGACAATCTCTAGAAGGGCTAAAATGGGGCTTCCGGAGCTAAAGACAGCTGACCCCGCCGAGATCAAAGCCCTACTCGAACACTTGGGATTTATAGAATTGATGGCTAAAGGGGAAAAGAAAGAGGAGAAAAAGGAGGAGAGTAGCGGTGGCGGGCAACAGTAG
- a CDS encoding heterodisulfide reductase-related iron-sulfur binding cluster — MAGNSSGYAMFLGCVIPNLLPHLEISIRKVFSRLDVEVKDIAGFSCCPEPIGIPGLDITTWVALAARNLCVAEEAGLDIITFCNGCFETLKEAKVLLEHDAKLRSKVAEALSKIGREYKGRVEVKHFAQVLYEDVGPAKLRSYVEKPLKGVRVAAHYGCHILRPSHLLQVDDPFNPVLLDVLVEATGAESVDYFRKFLCCGCGVGNLDENTNVRMVMEKLYYMTQAKADCMTVLCPVCFRQYDVRQMIINKTYGTNYNIPVLYYTQLLGLAMGMTPDELELKSNRTKVDPLLAKIEGKV; from the coding sequence GTGGCGGGCAACAGTAGTGGTTACGCGATGTTTTTAGGCTGTGTTATACCCAACCTCTTACCGCACCTCGAAATATCCATCAGGAAAGTTTTTAGCAGGCTTGACGTAGAAGTGAAGGACATCGCCGGCTTCTCATGCTGCCCCGAGCCAATAGGTATACCGGGACTAGACATCACAACGTGGGTGGCGCTGGCGGCGAGAAACCTGTGCGTGGCTGAGGAGGCGGGCTTGGACATAATCACCTTCTGCAACGGTTGCTTCGAGACGCTTAAGGAGGCTAAGGTGCTGCTCGAACACGACGCCAAGCTGAGGAGCAAGGTTGCCGAGGCCCTCTCAAAGATTGGAAGAGAGTACAAGGGGAGGGTTGAGGTCAAACACTTCGCCCAAGTGCTCTACGAGGACGTTGGACCCGCGAAGCTCAGGAGCTACGTCGAGAAGCCGCTTAAAGGCGTGAGGGTTGCAGCCCACTACGGGTGCCACATTCTCAGGCCAAGCCACCTGCTCCAAGTGGACGACCCGTTCAACCCCGTCCTGCTCGACGTGCTCGTCGAGGCCACTGGAGCGGAGAGCGTGGACTACTTCAGGAAGTTCCTATGCTGCGGGTGCGGTGTAGGCAACTTGGACGAGAACACTAACGTTAGAATGGTCATGGAGAAGCTCTACTACATGACGCAGGCTAAGGCTGACTGCATGACCGTGCTCTGCCCGGTCTGCTTCAGGCAGTATGACGTAAGGCAGATGATCATCAACAAAACTTACGGGACGAACTACAACATACCAGTGCTCTACTACACTCAGCTCCTCGGGCTCGCCATGGGTATGACCCCGGACGAGCTTGAGCTCAAGTCTAATAGGACGAAGGTCGACCCATTGCTTGCGAAGATTGAAGGAAAAGTGTAG
- a CDS encoding FAD-dependent oxidoreductase → MAKTGLFICDCGGTLTKNLDFDELASWAKKSGRFAVVVRHSDLCGEPGLKELRESVKKAGVDRVVIAACSPKVKGEVLSRGVEAGGLSRYSVVFANIREQCAWAHPGRLKEATEKAKALVNAAAIRAEKLEDVPIGKIPMTQRVLVIGGGISGITAAQELAELGFQVTIVERQPTLGGLCLKLGTVFPTDDCSLCVRTTACPGLGGDSTRKCIYRAAIEVDPRIQVITNAEVVKVAGEVGNFAVTVKKKPRYVSDACINCGACAEVCPVSVPDEFNLKLSERKAIYLPFPQAVPPIYVIDPENCKFKECAKCVEVCPVNAINLDEKEEEVVINAGAIILATGFEEYDPRKLVDYGYGKLPDVVTQVDLARLLDITGPTGGRLARVSDGRPVERIVMIQCAGSRDEKHNFYCSNICCMIALKHAIMIKKRFPEVDVVIAYMDIRPVGSMYEEYYREARELGVTFVRGKPACIVPSEDGKLVVEVENTLTGEYNRIKADMVALSMSMVPSKGTRELAAMLGVKLGPDGYISPLDRKVRPAETNVAGVFVAGAAMTPMDIPSSISHASAAAIMAARLMKKGVVEKPLLTAMVNEETCGKCLVCQWACPFKAIKVVEGEAAKVAEAKCFGCGLCASSCPSESIQLRHHTDEQIVATIRGLVTDGVKPNIVAIACYECGYSAIDYAGMLGLEYPVNVKVMEVPCTAVIDPQEILRALTDGVDGVLIVGCFEKRCHFDRGVRAMGAKVALLKAMLKQLGMNPQRVQMVNVDCAEADRFVNAAKQMIAQLQ, encoded by the coding sequence TTGGCTAAGACGGGTCTGTTCATTTGCGACTGTGGTGGAACCCTAACCAAGAACCTAGACTTCGACGAGCTGGCCTCGTGGGCTAAGAAGAGCGGCAGATTCGCCGTCGTGGTGAGGCACAGCGACCTTTGCGGCGAGCCCGGGCTCAAGGAGCTTAGGGAGAGCGTTAAGAAGGCAGGCGTGGACCGGGTGGTTATAGCAGCCTGCTCCCCGAAGGTTAAAGGGGAAGTGTTGTCTAGGGGTGTTGAAGCTGGCGGGCTGAGCAGGTATAGCGTTGTCTTCGCCAACATAAGGGAGCAGTGTGCTTGGGCTCATCCCGGCCGGCTCAAGGAGGCAACCGAGAAGGCCAAGGCGCTCGTGAACGCTGCAGCTATCAGGGCGGAGAAACTTGAAGACGTGCCCATTGGAAAGATTCCGATGACCCAGAGGGTGCTGGTGATAGGTGGAGGGATCAGCGGCATCACCGCAGCCCAGGAGCTGGCCGAGCTGGGATTCCAGGTCACAATAGTTGAGAGGCAGCCTACGCTTGGAGGGCTGTGCCTCAAGCTTGGAACGGTCTTCCCGACGGACGACTGCTCGCTGTGTGTTAGGACGACCGCTTGCCCGGGTCTCGGAGGAGATTCGACCAGGAAGTGTATTTACAGGGCTGCCATAGAAGTGGACCCGCGCATACAGGTGATTACCAACGCTGAGGTCGTCAAGGTGGCGGGGGAGGTTGGCAACTTCGCTGTGACCGTGAAGAAGAAGCCGAGGTATGTTAGCGACGCGTGCATAAACTGTGGGGCCTGCGCCGAGGTTTGCCCCGTCAGCGTCCCAGACGAGTTCAACCTCAAGCTGAGCGAGAGGAAGGCGATATACCTCCCGTTCCCGCAGGCTGTTCCGCCAATATACGTGATAGACCCGGAGAACTGCAAGTTCAAGGAGTGCGCTAAGTGCGTTGAAGTATGCCCGGTTAACGCGATAAACCTCGACGAGAAAGAGGAGGAGGTCGTAATCAACGCTGGAGCGATAATTCTGGCGACCGGGTTCGAGGAGTACGACCCGAGGAAGCTTGTGGACTACGGTTACGGCAAGCTTCCGGACGTGGTTACTCAGGTCGACCTTGCCAGGTTGCTCGACATAACGGGTCCGACGGGCGGCAGGCTTGCCAGGGTTTCGGATGGACGCCCCGTTGAGAGGATAGTGATGATACAGTGCGCCGGGTCGAGGGACGAGAAGCACAACTTCTACTGCTCCAACATATGCTGCATGATAGCGCTCAAGCATGCCATAATGATAAAGAAAAGGTTCCCGGAGGTTGACGTGGTCATAGCCTACATGGACATTAGGCCCGTTGGCTCGATGTATGAGGAGTACTACAGGGAGGCTAGGGAGCTTGGCGTCACGTTCGTGAGGGGTAAGCCGGCGTGCATTGTCCCAAGCGAGGACGGAAAGCTCGTGGTTGAAGTTGAGAACACGCTGACCGGGGAGTACAACAGGATTAAAGCGGACATGGTTGCCCTATCAATGTCCATGGTTCCGTCGAAGGGGACGCGTGAACTCGCAGCGATGCTCGGCGTCAAGCTTGGTCCAGACGGCTACATAAGCCCCCTCGACAGAAAAGTGAGGCCGGCTGAGACGAACGTCGCAGGGGTGTTCGTCGCCGGAGCAGCCATGACACCAATGGACATACCGTCAAGCATCTCCCACGCCTCAGCCGCGGCAATCATGGCGGCGCGCCTCATGAAGAAGGGCGTCGTGGAGAAGCCACTACTAACGGCAATGGTGAACGAGGAGACCTGTGGGAAGTGCTTGGTGTGCCAGTGGGCCTGCCCCTTCAAGGCTATAAAGGTGGTTGAGGGGGAGGCTGCCAAGGTTGCAGAGGCGAAGTGCTTTGGCTGTGGTTTGTGCGCCAGCTCGTGTCCAAGCGAGTCCATCCAGCTGAGGCACCACACGGACGAGCAGATCGTGGCGACGATCAGGGGGCTTGTGACGGACGGGGTGAAGCCGAACATAGTGGCTATAGCGTGCTACGAGTGCGGCTACTCGGCAATAGACTACGCCGGCATGCTGGGGCTCGAGTACCCTGTAAACGTGAAGGTGATGGAGGTGCCATGCACGGCAGTCATTGACCCGCAGGAGATACTTAGGGCGCTGACTGACGGGGTTGACGGAGTACTAATAGTCGGCTGCTTCGAGAAAAGATGCCACTTTGATAGAGGAGTAAGGGCGATGGGTGCGAAAGTGGCGCTCCTCAAAGCGATGCTAAAACAGTTGGGGATGAACCCGCAGAGAGTCCAGATGGTTAACGTGGACTGCGCCGAGGCAGACAGATTCGTCAACGCGGCCAAACAAATGATAGCGCAGCTGCAGTGA
- the cas6 gene encoding CRISPR-associated endoribonuclease Cas6 gives MPLGLVVKVSALSSGGIRRFSGHLVRGGLLGFFAKVDPGLANALHAPNQLRPYSVSPAFPVGKGRVHGDLFHVRVGDEFRFRLGFLVDEVGEKLLERLFDFKVKLGEVDFSLVEVGVKRKSYEELIEGVSVSDRFRVFFRTPTQLSVHGVEFPFLFPDPRYIYPSVARLWNAFAPDYVKVDVDELYKWVSDNVYVRNYSLRTVTVSMGKERRVAGFVGHADFYLKKTDGYAPWVAVLSEYATYSNIGVKRTGGMGVVDVELPKKEKSGANS, from the coding sequence ATGCCCCTGGGACTTGTGGTTAAAGTCTCAGCCCTTAGCTCGGGCGGCATAAGGCGGTTTTCGGGGCACCTGGTTAGGGGTGGGCTTCTGGGCTTCTTCGCCAAAGTGGACCCGGGCCTCGCTAACGCTCTCCACGCTCCAAACCAGCTTAGACCCTACAGTGTCTCCCCGGCCTTCCCGGTTGGCAAGGGGAGGGTTCACGGCGACCTTTTCCACGTCAGGGTTGGGGACGAGTTCCGTTTTCGGCTGGGCTTCCTCGTCGACGAGGTTGGAGAGAAGCTGCTGGAGCGCCTCTTCGACTTCAAGGTTAAGCTCGGGGAGGTGGACTTCTCACTCGTCGAGGTGGGCGTGAAGAGGAAGAGCTACGAGGAGCTCATCGAGGGGGTGTCGGTCAGCGACAGGTTCAGAGTGTTCTTTAGGACCCCGACGCAGCTCTCGGTGCACGGCGTCGAGTTCCCCTTCCTCTTCCCGGACCCGAGGTACATTTACCCGAGCGTTGCGAGGCTGTGGAACGCCTTCGCACCAGACTACGTTAAGGTCGACGTGGACGAGCTTTACAAGTGGGTTTCAGACAACGTGTACGTGCGCAACTACTCGCTGAGAACCGTGACCGTCTCCATGGGAAAGGAGAGGAGGGTGGCCGGCTTCGTAGGCCACGCAGACTTCTACCTAAAGAAAACCGACGGGTACGCTCCATGGGTCGCGGTGCTCTCAGAGTATGCCACGTACTCGAACATTGGGGTGAAGAGGACGGGGGGAATGGGAGTAGTGGACGTTGAGCTTCCGAAAAAAGAGAAGAGCGGCGCCAACTCCTAG
- a CDS encoding ATP-binding protein produces the protein MAERAVELGTIICDGQTPNHLAFSFQVAGDVEVKVGEYVEVPLGLSVMIGRVYSIQTYNEYFSSPEFLQFHLEEGIPVKARFPTRVGRWRVAKVRVVGVLRGDRLLPPEVPPEPGDTVYRAKAELLEAFLKFRPDGLFIGTMRGNNDVRVALSPELLLPYHVAVLGATGSGKSYAVGVLVEELLEKGFPVVAVDPHGEYRFFSQANNNPEEIERVRALGLAPRGFPTTVYSLGEEGDRKLSISIDDLNPYALAEVCDLSDAQADLLHLALRKIGGKGYRLDDLLAAVKTTAREWGFQRNTLAAILRKLQALNEFVFFGESVKVGDLVKPGHLTVLDVSGGVDEEIRRTVVGVVLEKIFNARRRGEIPPVVVVVEESHRFAPQGVKSYCASVLRKIAREGRKFGVTLCLTSQRVAGLDKDVLTQCGTKIILRIEGAYDIEYLKPILDYASADEAERIPLLPTGTAMVTGMATRTPILVDIRPRRTKYVQTPYAHPSIGVPAAGEKLGLTSTG, from the coding sequence GTGGCTGAGCGTGCGGTCGAGCTTGGAACGATAATATGCGACGGGCAGACCCCAAACCACTTGGCCTTCTCCTTTCAGGTTGCCGGGGACGTCGAGGTGAAGGTTGGAGAGTACGTCGAGGTCCCCCTTGGACTGAGCGTGATGATTGGCCGCGTGTACTCGATCCAGACGTACAACGAGTACTTCTCCAGCCCGGAGTTCCTCCAATTCCACCTGGAGGAAGGTATCCCGGTTAAGGCGCGCTTCCCAACGCGAGTTGGAAGGTGGAGGGTGGCGAAGGTTAGGGTTGTGGGTGTCCTGCGGGGGGACAGGCTGCTGCCTCCTGAGGTGCCACCCGAGCCGGGGGACACGGTTTACAGGGCTAAGGCCGAGCTCCTCGAGGCCTTCCTAAAGTTCAGGCCGGACGGGCTATTCATTGGCACCATGAGGGGGAATAACGATGTCAGGGTCGCGCTGAGCCCGGAGCTCCTCTTACCATACCACGTTGCGGTCCTAGGGGCCACGGGGAGCGGGAAGTCTTACGCGGTCGGTGTGCTCGTTGAGGAACTCCTCGAGAAAGGGTTCCCCGTGGTGGCTGTCGACCCACACGGAGAGTACAGGTTCTTCTCGCAGGCGAACAACAACCCGGAGGAAATTGAAAGGGTGAGGGCGCTTGGCCTGGCGCCGAGAGGCTTCCCGACAACTGTCTACTCGCTGGGGGAAGAGGGAGACAGGAAGCTGTCGATAAGCATAGATGACCTGAACCCGTATGCTCTAGCCGAGGTGTGCGACCTAAGCGACGCGCAGGCAGACCTCCTCCACCTAGCTCTCAGGAAGATAGGGGGCAAGGGGTATAGGCTGGACGACTTGCTGGCCGCTGTAAAGACTACTGCGAGGGAGTGGGGTTTCCAGAGGAACACGCTGGCGGCTATCTTAAGGAAGCTGCAGGCTCTGAACGAGTTCGTCTTCTTCGGGGAGAGCGTGAAGGTCGGTGACCTAGTCAAGCCGGGCCACCTCACGGTCCTGGATGTGAGCGGAGGGGTGGACGAGGAGATTAGAAGGACTGTGGTCGGGGTGGTTTTAGAGAAAATTTTTAATGCGAGGAGGAGGGGTGAGATTCCACCGGTGGTCGTGGTGGTGGAGGAGAGCCATAGGTTCGCGCCGCAGGGGGTTAAAAGCTACTGTGCTTCTGTGCTGAGGAAGATAGCCAGGGAGGGGAGAAAGTTTGGTGTTACATTGTGCCTGACGAGCCAGAGGGTTGCGGGGCTCGACAAGGATGTTTTAACGCAGTGCGGCACGAAGATCATACTGCGAATAGAGGGGGCCTACGACATAGAGTACCTTAAGCCCATCCTTGACTACGCGAGCGCCGACGAAGCCGAAAGGATACCCCTGCTGCCAACCGGGACCGCAATGGTCACAGGTATGGCGACGAGGACGCCGATACTGGTCGACATAAGGCCGAGGAGGACGAAGTACGTGCAAACCCCCTATGCTCACCCATCCATTGGAGTGCCAGCTGCAGGTGAAAAACTAGGGTTAACGTCAACTGGATGA